The sequence ttgatgtgttttgtcatttgattttaatctcTTAGTATGAATGTCACAAACgttaaatgtagaaaaaaacagaGGGTATAGTGAGtccaaacaaaaaacattcagTGATtagtttttttagaaataagttTCGTATTTGTTCGGATATGAATCGACAAGGATGacgtatttggttttgaagagAATGTATGAAACATATAGTACGCATCAGATCGATCTCAAAACActggacacttttaatttgcaaaacactcatttTGAAATCCACCGCCACCTCTCCTTAGAGTTATAGTGTCGTGTATATAGTTAAAATGTGCGGAATTACATGGAAATCTgctgtttttattatatatattttgcaatttgttttagGAAAACATGACCgattttcaatatcccatggAACAGGGCAATGttatttgttgttgtaaatGCACTTGTTTGTTCTACAGCCTATGATATGTTAGGACTAAGGTATAATTGAATGTATCGACTTCGTGCAAAGTAAAGTTCCGTTAGCAATAGGTTTAGAAATCATGTTTCTGATTACAAGAAATGTTGTTTGAAAAAGAGTGAAAATCATGACACAAAGAATGATAGACAATGctaaaatcaaaagattaaaGGTTAGAAAATTACCAATTGTCCACAAAAAACTCTTTCAAAACTACCAAACTGTGAGGATTAGATGCTTTGGGTGGATTATAAGTTCCCGTTGCACTTGTGTGAAGAAAAACtctaaaaatattgaaacctCGTCAGTTATTTTAATTGTCTTCGCgtgatttatataaataaacagtaaaataagTGGAATATCGCCTTGAAATAtgtggttatcgtttgttgctttatatcatgtttttttttacatatattagaCCCCTTTTTTCAACTtgtttcaaacatttgtttCTCTGAGGCTTTTAATATCCTGCcatgcagtatgggttttgctcattattgaaaacCACTTACGATGACTTTAACCTATATTTGATAACTTCTTTCTCATTTGGTTTTGGTTGGAGAGTGGTCTCGTGTGCAATATAAATATCACATCttactatatttatatttgtctttGGACATAAATCTAGCTGTATCTCGATTCTGTGAAGCAAAAGAACAACCGTCTGTCAAAATAACTGATTAACTTGAAAATTCTCAAGTAttgaatatacaaataagtttattttgTGAATTATGGGATAGCACATGATTTAAATTTATACACACAGATAGATAATCATATGGAACCGTCACTTTTTCAAGGCATGGATGTCATAACATATCTATGAAAATTGACAATAACATTATCTTTTAGGAAGCTTATATCAAATGATGATCAATATaacttatacaaaaaaatcCCGTATATAAACGTcttgaaattaaacaaagagGAGGGGTAAAAAGTTTCAAACGAAAGTCAAAATAAAATCCACCAGAACCCCCTATCCCCCTACTCCACCAACCTCCACAAACGCATCTGAAAACACATTGGGCAGTAAGACCTTCTGTCGATACAAACTTTAGtgggatttatttatttacagacattgtatcatgtgtataatatgaatatttatacCCAACATTTAAATGTACCTCATAAACTTTTAAGATTTCGGGTACACTGCGtacatatttatgttatataatAGTCATGTGAGCTCTATTAATACATTTATATGGAACAGTTTAGTGTATCATTTAACCtcatatgatatacatgtatgaaacaGATAATTCCCACAAAGATATGCTGTATATCATTGTACATTatgtattatcaaaatatcaacaattCAGAGGCAAGACCTTATACTGACCAcgatgtatatattttttaaacaaaaaaaaaatgataatatgaATAGTTCAAAATGTCGTGTTATGTTTATGTGAAGATGGCTTATATTTTAACAACAGAACGTTTTAAGCGTGTATTTGAAAATCAGAAATTATGGTAATCTAAAACATACACTCCGTGTTGAAGAaagtactttgacctataatggttaacttttacaaattgcgatttggatggatagttgtctctttaaactcataccacatcttcttatatgtaTTAGTATATGCACCATACTATATCAgctttttaagaaataatgtttattataaCATAAGACCTTTCCTTTTCCAAATAGAGTGTGTAAAACAAAGAGTTTTTTTATGAGGATAAACTAATTTTGTATACCGTACGGTGATTGTTAAATTACATTGATTCATAATTGGTCAAACTTAATATTGCAGTATACAAACTAATTTTAATCATGGTTTTATCATAAATAGATTATAcatatttaatacatgtaacagATGATCAAACGAAATGGACGAGAGACTTCCTCTCATAAAGAGGGATAATAGCTCTTTGCAGCAAAAGAAAATTTCACATAAATCGGAATACactaaagcaaaattatcgttATTTGTGATGATTAATTATTTTGCTATAGAATTCGCTGGATTGACTCAACCTCAGTATATATATTCGTATCTAGAAAATGCACGCGAATCTAACAACACTTCTGTTGATATGCATAACAACATTTCTAGCAATCATCTAAACAATTGCTTTAACAAAAGTTCATCTTCTGCAGACGAGTCTCGAGAACAAGCCTCTTCCTGGACATGGTACATATCATTGGCGGAATATGGAGTTGCATTTCCGGTTTTATTCTATATTGGACCATTAACTGACAGGATCGGTCGAAAGccacttttattatataatacagTGATGGTTTTTATAGCGTTTGTTTTGAAGACTATAGTTGTGTATGGAAGGTTTCCTTTGCAGTATTACGTAGCTGCTAGTGCGATAGAGGGCCTTGCTGGTACCCCTTTTGCGTTCAATCTGATTAATCACGCAATCATTGCAGATACAACAACACTGGGTAATGATCGACCTTTAATGATGATGGTATATGATGCTCTCCTAGGATTGGGAGCAATCTGTTCTAATATAGGAACTGGATACCTAATTCAATTGCTTGGATTTACATATCTGTACCTGGCTTCAAGTGGTTTGCTTTTAATTCTTCCTATTCTGATTTTGTTTACTTTAGAAGAGACATGGAAACCCCcgaaagaaaaatcaaaaacatccgttttcaaattaccaattaagaatttaacattaTGTTTTAAGAGACAACACGTAAGTAATAAGTTAGGATATTTTATCGCTAATCTATTTATATTACTTCTTGTTTTATTTCCGTATACCTCTATTTCTTCTATACTAACATTGTTCCTATTAGGAGAACCATTTTGCTGGACCTCAGAACATATTGGT is a genomic window of Mytilus trossulus isolate FHL-02 chromosome 1, PNRI_Mtr1.1.1.hap1, whole genome shotgun sequence containing:
- the LOC134704537 gene encoding lysosomal proton-coupled steroid conjugate and bile acid symporter SLC46A3-like, which produces MDERLPLIKRDNSSLQQKKISHKSEYTKAKLSLFVMINYFAIEFAGLTQPQYIYSYLENARESNNTSVDMHNNISSNHLNNCFNKSSSSADESREQASSWTWYISLAEYGVAFPVLFYIGPLTDRIGRKPLLLYNTVMVFIAFVLKTIVVYGRFPLQYYVAASAIEGLAGTPFAFNLINHAIIADTTTLGNDRPLMMMVYDALLGLGAICSNIGTGYLIQLLGFTYLYLASSGLLLILPILILFTLEETWKPPKEKSKTSVFKLPIKNLTLCFKRQHVSNKLGYFIANLFILLLVLFPYTSISSILTLFLLGEPFCWTSEHIGWYNAGVDFVKYIGGTTMLKIMHSCCVWLKDEIIIVFAMLSSIAYLILMGFSNNDWMVYGAGSAAIFRVLSIPLLKATLSRKVNPTKQGVMFSNVYLFEVLSVLSGTTVFNNIYRQTLNIYRGFIFFVMAGFPVCGLILMGFVSCFDSTTIQKELVIEKVDIQVPSSENDVKAVQITQI